A DNA window from Jaculus jaculus isolate mJacJac1 chromosome 1, mJacJac1.mat.Y.cur, whole genome shotgun sequence contains the following coding sequences:
- the Ankrd11 gene encoding ankyrin repeat domain-containing protein 11 isoform X2: MPKGGCSKTPQQEEFSLSNDMVEKQTGKKDKDKVSLTKTPKLDRSDGGKEVRERATKRKLPFTVGANGEQKDSDTEKQGPERKRIKKEPVARKSGLLFGMGLSGIRAGYPLSERQQVALLMQMTAEESANSPDTTPKHPSQSTVCQKGTPNSASKTKDKVNKRNERGETRLHRAAIRGDARRIKELISEGADVNVKDFAGWTALHEACNRGYYDIAKQLLAAGAEVNTKGLDDDTPLHDAANNGHYKVVKLLLRYGGNPQQSNRKGETPLKVANSPTMVNLLLGKGTYTSSEESSTESSEEEDAPSFAPSSSVDGNNTDSEFEKGLKLKAKNPEPQKTVTPVKDEYEFDEDDEQDRVPPVDDKHLLKKDYRKETKSNSFISIPKMEVKSYTKNNTLAPKKAAHRILSDTSDEEDVSVAMGAGEKLRLSAHTMLPSSKAREPSSSRQQKEKNKVKKKRKKEAKGKEVRFGKRNDKFCSSGSESESSDSDEDDGDSVGSSGCLKGSPLVLKDPSLFSSLSASSTSSHGSAVAQKHNPSHTDQHAKHWRTDNWKAISSPAWSEVSSLSDSSRTGLTSESDCSSEGSSVESLKPTRRKQEHRKRGSLQSMPPEKRSTFHPCTDGAVPKLDKEGKVVKKHKTKHKHKNKEKGQCSVNQELKLKSFTYEYEDSKQKSDKAILLDNDMSTENKLKVLKHDRDHFKKEDRLGKIKSEEKEWLFKDEKALKRIKDMNKDIRSFREEKDRSSKAEREKSTKEKSPKEEKLRLYKEERKKKSKERPSKLEKKNDMKEDRISKEKEKVFKEDKEKLKKEKVYREDATFDDYCNKSQFLEHEETKFSLSDDQQDRWFSDLSDSSFDFKEDSWDSPVTDYRDIKSDSVAKLILETVKEDSKEKKRDNKIREKRDFRDSFFRKKDRDYLDKNSEKRREQTEKHKSMPNYLSEKDKKRRESAEGGRDRRDAVESSRERRDGRVRTEEAHREDLKECACESTFKDKPDCDFTKSLEPWERSHTAREKEKKEGLEKERKEKVRTEKYKDKSSERDRSEKSILEKCQKDKEFEKCFKEKKDSKEKHKDMHGKDKDRKTSLDQAREKKDKTFPGIITDDFSEKRDDKKGKEKSWYIADIFTDESEDEKDDYMASAFKVGEANESQRIDSLQEKEDGRELHPSDRHRKSSSDRQHGEKPRDKELKEKKKDRGAAELGKDKKEKLFEKHKEKKDKECSEKYKDRKDRTSVDSAQEKKNKQKLPEKVEKKHSIEDKAKSKHKEKPEKDHSRERKASRGPEVEKSLLEKLEEEALHDYREDSNDKISEVSSDSFADRGQEPSLSTLLEVSFSEPPQEDKTRESTCLSEKLREKERHRHSSSSSKKSHERERAKKEKADKKEKNEDYKDGRKDSYDKDFLDADSYGIAYTTKADIEEELDKTIELFSAEKKDRNDSEREPAKKIEKELKPYGSSTISILKEKKKREKHREKWRDEKEKHRDKHVDGFLRHHKDEPKPITKDKDNPPNSFKEKSRDESLKLSETKLKEKFKENAEKERGDLVKMSNGNDKLPASRDQGKKDTRPREKLLGDGDLMMTSFERMLSQKDLEIEERHKRHKERMKQMEKMRHRSGDPKLKEKKPTDDGRKKSLDLPSKKPLGLDSSFKDKKLKESTPLLPATESKPHSGPGTESKDWLGGPPLKEVLPASPRTEQGRPTGVPTPTSVVSCPSYEEVMHTPRTPSCSADDYPDLVFDCADSQHSMPVSTTSASACSPPFFDRFSVASSVVSENPGQTPTRPLSTNLYRSISVDIRRTPEEEFSVGDKLFRQQSVPVASSFDSPVQHLLEDKAPLPPVPAEKFACLSPGYYSPDYGIPSPKVDNLHCPSTAVVSATPPPEGVFSSLPAKASPSPRGELLAPAIEGALPPDLGLPLDATEDQQATAAILPPEPNYLEPLDEGPFSTVITEEPVEWTHPAAEQALSSTLIASASENSVSWPVGSELLLKSPQRFSESPKHFCPSESLHATTPGPFNAAEPQYPVSPVSYPLPATEPGLEEIKEDEAGAIPEAISTAEGAAPYATPARLESFFSTCKSLPDAPLDTVPEPTCVTTVAQVEALGPLESSFLDSSHSLSALGQVEPVPWHNTFTSPEDDLDLGPFSLPELPLQAKDTSDVEVEAVEGSPVPPEENPSGPPGVLNNGDVSTLAAEEQPAPPPEEASPHLPTELEPSEEPKLDVVLEATVEAETLPDKRTPEDLDSSLVAAPSPLEQHPLGGGKEETEAEDPSAAPCCVPDGPTPDGLTQAHNGAEATCATTVVEGPPGSVQPEATDPEPKPIVEAPKAPKVEELPQRMTRNRAQMLASQSKQSTAPAEKDPVPAPTSRAKGRASEEEDAQAQHPRKRRFQRSSQQLQQQLNTSTQQTREVIQQTLAAIVDAIKLDAIEPYHSDRSNPYFEYLQIRKKIEEKRKILCCITPQAPQCYAEYVTYTGSYLLDGKPLSKLHIPVIAPPPSLAEPLKELFKQQEAVRGKLRLQHSIEREKLIVSCEQEILRVHCRAARTIANQAVPFSACTMLLDSEVYNMPLESQGDENKSVRDRFNARQFISWLQDVDDKYDRMKTCLLMRQQHEAAALNAVQRMEWQLKAQELDPAGHKSLCVNEVPSFYVPMVDVNDDFVLLPA; this comes from the exons GTGGTGAAGTTGTTGTTACGGTATGGAGGAAACCCTCAGCAAAGCAACAGGAAAGGCGAGACGCCGTTGAAAGTAGCCAATTCCCCAACGATGGTGAATCTCCTATTAGGCAAAGGCACATACACTTCCAGTGAGGAGAGCTCCACTG AGAGCTCTGAAGAGGAGGATGCACCATCATTTGCACCTTCTAGCTCCGTTGATGGCAATAACACGGACTCTGAGTTTGAAAAAGGCCTAAAGCTCAAGGCTAAGAATCCAGAGCCACAGAAAACTGTGACACCTGTCAAGGATGAATATGAATTTGATGAGGATGATGAGCAGGACAGGGTTCCTCCAGTGGATGACAAGCACTTGCTGAAGAAGGACTATAGGAAAGAAACTAAATCAAACAGCTTCATTTCAATACCCAAAATGGAAGTTAAGAGTTACACAAAAAACAACACGCTTGCACCAAAGAAGGCAGCCCATCGCATCTTGTCAGACACGTCAGACGAAGAGGACGTGAGTGTtgccatgggtgctggggagaagtTGAGGCTCTCAGCACACACAATGCTACCCAGTAGTAAAGCACGAGAGCCTTCCAGTTCCAGACagcagaaggagaaaaataaagtgaaaaagaagagaaagaaagaagcaaaaggcAAAGAGGTTCGTTTTGGAAAGAGGAATGACAAATTCTGTTCCTCTGGGTCGGAGAGTGAGTCCTCAGATAGTGATGAGGATGATGGGGATTCTGTGGGGAGCTCAGGCTGCCTCAAGGGGTCCCCATTGGTGCTGAAGGACCCTTCCCTGTTCAGCTCACTGTCCGCTTCCTCCACCTCGTCTCATGGCAGTGCTGTAGCCCAAAAGCATAACCCCAGCCACACAGAtcagcatgccaaacactggcgcaCTGACAATTGGAAAGCCATCTCTTCCCCGGCCTGGTCCGAGGTCAGCTCTTTATCAGACTCCTCAAGGACGGGACTGACCAGCGAGTCTGACTGCTCCTCCGAGGGCTCTAGTGTGGAGTCTCTGAAGCCCACAAGGAGGAAGCAGGAGCATCGCAAGAGGGGAAGCCTGCAGAGCATGCCACCTGAGAAGAGAAGCACCTTCCACCCTTGCACGGATGGTGCTGTCCCCAAACTGGACAAGGAGGGAAAAGTGGTCAAAAAACACAAgacaaaacacaaacacaaaaacaaggaGAAAGGGCAGTGTTCAGTCAACCAGGAACTTAAATTGAAAAGCTTTACATATGAATATGAGGACTCCAAACAAAAGTCAGATAAGGCTATCCTCTTAGATAATGACATGTCCACTGAAAATAAGTTGAAAGTGTTGAAACACGACAGAGACCATtttaagaaagaagacagacttgGCAAGATAAAGTCAGAAGAAAAGGAATGGCTCTTTAAAGATGAGAAGGCTCTAAAGAGAATCAAGGACATGAATAAAGACATCAGATCTTTCCGGGAAGAGAAAGACCGGTCTAGTAAAGCAGAAAGGGAAAAGTCTACAAAAGAAAAATCTCCCAAGGAGGAAAAACTGAGACTGTacaaagaggagaggaagaaaaagtccAAAGAACGGCCCTCCAAGCTAGAgaagaaaaatgacatgaaagagGACAGGATTtccaaggagaaggagaaagtcttcaaagaggacaaagaaaaactcaaaaaagaaaaggtatacAGAGAAGATGCTACTTTTGATGACTATTGTAACAAAAGTCAGTTTTTGGAGCATGAGGAAACCAAGTTTAGCCTTTCTGATGATCAGCAGGACAGGTGGTTTTCCGACCTGTCTGACTCCTCTTTTGATTTCAAAGAAGACAGTTGGGACTCTCCGGTGACCGACTACAGGGATATCAAGAGTGACTCAGTGGCCAAACTTATCCTGGAAACAGTGAAAGAAGACAGTAAGGAAAAAAAGCGTGACAACAAAATCCGGGAAAAACGAGACTTCAGAGATTCTTTCTTCCGAAAGAAGGACAGAGACTATCTGGACAAgaactctgaaaagagaagagagcaaACAGAAAAGCATAAAAGCATGCCTAACTATCTCTCCGAGAAAGACAAGAAGAGAAGAGAGTCTGCTGAAGGCGGCCGGGATAGGAGGGATGCTGTGGAGAGCTCCCGAGAGCGGAGGGATGGGCGCGTGCGGACTGAGGAGGCACACAGGGAGGACCTGAAGGAGTGTGCTTGTGAGAGCACCTTCAAGGACAAGCCAGACTGCGACTTCACCAAGAGTCTGGAGCCCTGGGAGCGGTCCCACAcggcaagggagaaagagaagaaggagggccTGGAAAAGGAGCGTAAGGAGAAGGTGAGGACAGAAAAGTACAAAGATAAGTCCAGCGAAAGAGACAGAAGTGAGAAATCTATCCTCGAGAAgtgtcaaaaagacaaagaatttgaaaaatgttttaaagagaagaaagatagcAAGGAAAAGCATAAAGACATGCATGGTAAAGACAAAGATAGGAAGACATCTCTTGACCaagcaagagagaagaaggaTAAGACATTCCCTGGTATCATCACAGATGACTTCTCTGAAAAAAGGGATgacaagaaggggaaggagaagagctGGTACATTGCAGACATATTCACAGATGAAAGTGAAGATGAGAAAGATGATTACATGGCTAGTGCCTTCAAGGTCGGAGAGGCCAATGAGTCACAGAGGATTGACAGTCTCCAGGAGAAGGAAGATGGGAGAGAGCTGCACCCCTCAGACAGGCACAGGAAGTCATCTTCTGATAGGCAGCATGGGGAGAAGCCTAGAGACAAAGAGctcaaagagaagaagaaggacaGAGGAGCTGCCGAGTTGgggaaagacaaaaaagaaaagctctttgaaaagcacaaagaaaagaaagataaagagtgCTCAGAAAAATACAAGGATAGGAAAGATAGAACTTCTGTTGACTCTgcccaggaaaagaaaaataaacagaaactccCTGAGAAGGTGGAGAAGAAGCACTCTATTGAAGACAAGGCCAAGAGTAAGCATAAAGAGAAGCCAGAGAAAGATCACTCCCGAGAGAGAAAGGCCTCGCGGGGCCCTGAGGTGGAGAAGAGCCTACTCGAGAAGCTGGAGGAAGAGGCTCTTCATGACTATCGTGAAGACTCCAATGACAAGATCAGCGAGGTCTCATCTGATAGCTTTGCTGACCGTGGCCAAGAGCCCAGCCTGAGCACCCTCCTGGAGGTGTCCTTCTCTGAGCCACCACAAGAAGACAAGACCAGGGAGAGCACCTGCCTGTCAGAGAaactgagggagaaagaaaggcacagGCATTCCTCATCATCCTCTAAGAAAAGCCATGAGCGTGAGAGAGCCAAGAAAGAAAAGgctgacaagaaagaaaagaatgaagactACAAGGATGGCAGGAAAGACTCCTATGATAAGGACTTTTTGGATGCTGACTCTTATGGGATTGCTTACACTACAAAAGCTGACATTGAAGAGGAGCTAGATAAAACAATTGAATTGTTCTCtgcagaaaagaaagacagaaatgacTCTGAAAGAGAGCCtgccaaaaaaatagaaaaggaacttAAGCCGTATGGTTCCAGTACCATCagcatcttaaaagagaagaagaagagggagaaacacAGGGAGAAGTGGAGAGATGAGAAGGAGAAACACCGCGACAAGCATGTGGATGGGTTTCTGAGACACCATAAGGATGAGCCGAAGCCTATAACCAAAGACAAGGACAATCCTCCCAACTCCTTCAAGGAGAAATCCAGGGATGAAAGCCTGAAGCTCAGCGAAACCAAGCTGAAGGAGAAGTTCAAGGAGAATGCCGAGAAAGAAAGGGGTGACCTTGTGAAGATGAGCAATGGGAACGACAAACTCCCAGCATCTAGAGACCAAGGCAAGAAAGACACCAGGCCCCGTGAAAAGCTCCTGGGAGATGGTGACCTCATGATGACAAGCTTCGAAAGGATGCTATCCCAGAAGGACCTGGAGATCGAAGAACGCCACAAGCGCCACAAGGAGCGCATGAAGCAGATGGAGAAGATGCGGCACAGGTCTGGTGATCCCAAGCTCAAGGAGAAGAAGCCGACTGACGATGGGCGCAAGAAGAGCTTGGACCTTCCTTCCAAGAAACCTCTGGGGCTAGATTcttcttttaaagacaaaaagctTAAAGAGTCAACTCCCTTGCTGCCTGCCACAGAAAGTAAGCCACACTCGGGACCAGGTACAGAGTCTAAGGACTGGCTAGGTGGGCCACCCCTGAAGGAGGTCCTACCTGCTTCACCCCGAACTGAGCAGGGCCGGCCCACTGGGGTGCCCACCCCCACCTCAGTGGTGTCATGCCCCAGCTATGAGGAAGTGATGCACACGCCCCGGACCCCATCTTGCAGTGCTGATGATTACCCCGACTTGGTGTTTGACTGCGCTGACTCCCAGCACTCAATGCCGGTCTCCACCACGTCCGCTAGCGCCTGCTCCCCACCCTTTTTTGACAGGTTTTCTGTGGCCTCCAGTGTGGTTTCAGAAAATCCAGGACAAACACCCACAAGGCCTCTTTCCACCAACTTGTATCGCTCAATCTCTGTGGACATCAGGAGGACCCCTGAGGAGGAATTCAGTGTTGGGGACAAGCTGTTCAGGCAGCAGAGTGTCCCTGTAGCTTCTAGTTTCGACTCCCCAGTCCAGCACTTGCTGGAAGACAAGGCTCCTCTGCCACCTGTTCCTGCAGAGAAGTTTGCCTGCCTGTCCCCAGGATACTATTCTCCAGACTATGGTATCCCCTCTCCCAAGGTGGACAATCTGCACTGCCCTTCGACAGCTGTGGTCAGTGCCACACCACCCCCAGAAGGCGTCTTCTCCAGCTTACCAGCAAAGgcctccccttcccccagagGTGAGCTGCTAGCCCCAGCCATTGAAGGGGCTCTGCCCCCAGACCTGGGTCTCCCTCTGGATGCCACAGAGGACCAGCAGGCCACAGCTGCCATCCTCCCACCAGAGCCCAACTACCTAGAACCCCTGGATGAAGGCCCCTTCAGCACTGTCATTACAGAGGAGCCTGTTGAGTGGACCCACCCTGCTGCTGAGCAGGCCCTTTCCTCTACCCTCATCGCCAGTGCCTCTGAAAACTCTGTCAGCTGGCCTGTGGGCTCTGAACTGCTGCTGAAGTCTCCACAGAGGTTCTCAGAGTCCCCAAAACATTTCTGCCCTTCAGAGTCCCTCCATGCCACCACCCCAGGACCATTCAATGCTGCAGAACCCCAGTACCCTGTCTCTCCGGTCTCCTACCCTTTGCCAGCTACTGAGCCAGGCctggaggaaatcaaagaagacgagGCGGGAGCAATCCCAGAGGCCATCTCGACTGCAGAGGGAGCTGCTCCTTATGCTACTCCTGCCAGGCTGGAGTCCTTCTTTAGCACTTGCAAGTCACTCCCAGATGCACCCTTAGACACAGTCCCTGAGCCTACATGTGTCACCACTGTGGCTCAGGTAGAGGCTCTAGGGCCCCTGGAAAGCAGCTTCTTGGACAGCAGTCACAGCCTGTCTGCCCTTGGCCAGGTGGAACCAGTGCCTTGGCACAACACCTTCACCAGCCCTGAGGATGACCTGGACCTGGGGCCTTTCTCATTGCCAGAGCTCCCTCTTCAGGCCAAAGACACTTCAGATGTTGAGGTGGAAGCTGTGGAGGGAAGTCCTGTTCCTCCAGAAGAGAACCCTTCTGGGCCCCCTGGAGTCCTCAACAATGGGGATGTCTCGACATTGGCAGCTGAGGAACAACCAGCACCACCTCCCGAGGAAGCATCGCCCCACCTCCCCACGGAGCTGGAGCCCTCAGAGGAGCCAAAGCTGGATGTGGTTCTAGAAGCCACAGTGGAAGCAGAGACCCTGCCAGACAAGAGAACCCCTGAGGACTTGGACTCTAGCTTGGTGGCAGCCCCTAGTCCCCTTGAACAGCATCCCTTGGGAGGTGGGAAAGAGGAGACTGAGGCTGAAGACCCTTCTGCTGCTCCCTGTTGTGTACCAGATGGCCCCACCCCGGATGGCTTAACACAGGCACACAATGGTGCTGAGGCCACCTGTGCCACCACTGTGGTGGAGGGGCCCCCAGGAAGTGTCCAGCCAGAAGCTACAGACCCAGAGCCCAAGCCCATAGTTGAAGCTCCTAAGGCCCCCAAGGTAGAGGAGCTTCCTCAGCGCATGACCAGGAACCGGGCCCAGATGCTGGCCAGCCAGAGCAAACAGAGCACAGCCCCTGCAGAGAAGGACCCAGTGCCTGCCCCAACTTCCAGAGCCAAGGGCCGTGCCTCAGAGGAGGAAGATGCCCAGGCCCAGCACCCCCGCAAGCGCCGCTTCCAGCGCTCCAGTCAGCAACTGCAGCAGCAGCTGAACACGTCTACACAGCAGACACGGGAGGTCATCCAGCAGACACTGGCCGCCATCGTGGATGCCATCAAGCTGGATGCCATTGAGCCCTACCACAGTGACAGGTCCAACCCATACTTTGAGTACCTTCAGATCAGAAAGAAGATTGAAGAGAAACGGAAGATTCTCTGCTGCATCACGCCACAGGCTCCCCAGTGTTATGCTGAGTATGTCACCTATACAGGGTCCTACCTCTTGGATGGCAAGCCACTTAGCAAGCTGCACATCCCTGTG ATAGCACCTCCTCCCTCCCTAGCAGAGCCCTTGAAGGAACTGTTCAAGCAGCAGGAGGCTGTACGGGGGAAGCTACGTCTACAGCACAGCATTGAAAGG GAAAAGCTGATCGTGTCATGTGAGCAGGAGATTCTGCGGGTTCACTGCCGGGCAGCCAGGACCATTGCTAACCAGGCAGTGCCCTTCAGTGCATGTACAATGCTGCTGGACTCTGAGGTCTACAACATGCCTCTGGAAAGCCAG GGTGATGAGAACAAATCTGTGCGAGATCGTTTCAATGCCCGCCAGTTCATCTCCTGGCTGCAGGATGTGGATGACAAGTATGACCGTATGAAG ACATGCCTGCTGATGCGGCAACAGCATGAGGCTGCGGCCCTCAATGCCGTGCAGAGGATGGAGTGGCAGCTGAAGGCTCAGGAATTGGACCCTGCCGGGCACAAGTCCTTGTGTGTGAATGAGGTGCCGTCCTTCTATGTGCCCATGGTTGATGTAAATGACGACTTTGTGCTGTTGCCAGCGTGA